In Tistrella mobilis, one DNA window encodes the following:
- the chvE gene encoding multiple monosaccharide ABC transporter substrate-binding protein: protein MRALKTVALAAGLSVIAMGGADLASAGEGYVGISMPTKSSARWISDGSSMVEQFKAAGYETDLQYAEDDIPNQLAQIENMVTKGVDVLVIAAIDGTTLSNVLANADAAGIKVIAYDRLIRDSEHVNYYATFDNFKVGVQQATTLVEGLKQRFPDQKPWNVELFGGSPDDNNAYFFYNGAMSVLDPLIKDGSVVIPSGQMGMDKVGTLRWDGAVAQARMDNLLSANYTGKKVHGVLSPYDGLSIGIISSLKGVGYGSGDMAMPIVTGQDAEVPSVKAILRGDQYSTIFKDTRELARVTVGMVDAVMGGGEPEINDTTTYDNGKKVVPSYLLEPVPVTAANWRPVLIDSGYYKASEIE from the coding sequence ATGAGGGCATTGAAGACGGTCGCGCTTGCGGCCGGCCTGTCCGTGATCGCCATGGGGGGCGCGGACCTGGCATCGGCCGGCGAGGGGTATGTGGGCATCTCCATGCCCACCAAATCCTCTGCCCGCTGGATCTCCGACGGCAGCTCGATGGTCGAGCAGTTCAAGGCCGCCGGCTACGAGACCGATCTGCAATATGCCGAAGACGACATTCCCAACCAGCTGGCGCAGATCGAAAACATGGTGACCAAGGGCGTCGACGTCCTGGTCATCGCCGCGATCGACGGCACCACCCTGTCGAACGTGCTGGCCAACGCCGACGCCGCCGGCATCAAGGTGATCGCCTATGACCGGCTGATCCGCGACAGCGAGCATGTGAACTATTACGCCACCTTCGACAATTTCAAGGTCGGCGTCCAGCAGGCCACCACCCTGGTCGAAGGGCTGAAACAGCGCTTCCCCGACCAGAAGCCCTGGAACGTGGAACTCTTCGGCGGCTCGCCCGACGACAACAACGCCTATTTCTTCTACAACGGCGCGATGTCGGTGCTCGATCCGCTGATCAAGGACGGCTCGGTGGTGATCCCCTCGGGCCAGATGGGCATGGACAAGGTGGGCACGCTGCGCTGGGACGGCGCCGTGGCCCAGGCGCGCATGGACAATCTGCTCTCGGCCAACTACACGGGCAAGAAGGTCCATGGGGTGCTCTCGCCCTATGACGGCCTGTCGATCGGCATCATCTCGTCGCTGAAGGGGGTGGGCTACGGCTCGGGCGACATGGCCATGCCCATCGTCACCGGCCAGGATGCCGAAGTCCCCTCGGTCAAGGCCATCCTGCGCGGCGACCAGTATTCGACCATCTTCAAGGACACCCGCGAACTCGCCCGGGTGACGGTCGGCATGGTCGACGCCGTGATGGGCGGCGGCGAGCCCGAAATCAACGACACCACCACCTATGACAACGGCAAGAAGGTCGTTCCCTCCTATCTGCTGGAGCCGGTTCCGGTCACCGCCGCCAACTGGCGGCCGGTGCTGATCGACAGCGGCTATTACAAGGCCTCCGAGATCGAGTAA
- a CDS encoding LysR family transcriptional regulator: protein MESGPNKVGRRDRLIGRGIKFRHLRVLAELLDTPQVSAAAARLNMTQPTASRLLAEAETIVGVPLYERHPRGIRLTVMGVTLADRARRLLRDLDQTDREIEDMGRGTRGTVNIGAVTGPALEIILPVIRQLRVTHPDIRVNVSVDLSDKLAGELLAGAVDFYIGRLPADRDPRSFVIRTIGEEPLSLVVRKGHPLTRKPAPTLEDCVAYDWILQPQGGLMRTTVEAYLLGRGCTLPDRVLGTSSILLTLALIASSNGIGTLARTVARFYADHEGMGMGIVTLPVAEDMRVTPYALIRSRDVDPTPAAETVFTMIHERIGGLDLHA from the coding sequence ATGGAGAGCGGCCCGAACAAGGTGGGGCGGCGCGACCGGCTGATCGGCCGTGGCATCAAATTCCGTCATCTGCGGGTGCTGGCAGAGCTGCTGGACACCCCGCAGGTCAGCGCGGCCGCGGCCCGGCTGAACATGACCCAGCCCACCGCCTCGCGCCTGCTGGCCGAGGCGGAGACCATCGTCGGCGTGCCCTTGTATGAACGCCATCCGCGGGGCATCCGCCTGACCGTGATGGGGGTAACCCTGGCCGACCGCGCCCGGCGCCTGCTGCGGGATCTGGACCAGACCGATCGCGAGATCGAGGATATGGGCCGTGGTACCCGGGGCACCGTCAATATCGGCGCGGTGACCGGGCCGGCGCTGGAGATCATCCTGCCGGTGATCCGCCAGCTGCGCGTGACCCATCCCGACATCCGCGTCAACGTATCGGTCGACCTGTCGGACAAGCTGGCCGGCGAGCTTCTGGCGGGGGCGGTGGATTTCTACATCGGCCGCCTGCCGGCCGATCGGGATCCGCGGAGCTTCGTGATCCGCACCATCGGCGAGGAACCCTTGAGCCTGGTGGTCCGCAAGGGCCACCCGCTGACCCGCAAACCCGCCCCGACGCTGGAAGACTGCGTCGCCTATGACTGGATCCTGCAGCCCCAGGGCGGGCTGATGCGGACCACGGTCGAGGCTTATCTGCTCGGCCGCGGATGCACCCTGCCGGACCGGGTGCTGGGGACCTCCTCGATCCTGCTGACGCTGGCCCTGATCGCCAGTTCGAACGGCATCGGCACGCTGGCGCGCACCGTGGCGCGGTTCTATGCCGATCACGAAGGCATGGGCATGGGCATCGTGACCCTGCCGGTGGCCGAGGATATGCGGGTGACGCCCTATGCCCTGATCCGTTCCCGCGATGTCGACCCGACACCGGCGGCAGAGACCGTGTTCACCATGATCCACGAACGCATCGGCGGCCTGGACCTGCATGCCTGA
- a CDS encoding zinc-dependent alcohol dehydrogenase family protein, translated as MTDGTMTRWTISAHDIATLRPETRPIPRPGPGEVLVKIGAVALNYRDKMVVETGMGLPLSLPVSPASDMAGRVLATGAGVSRFKTDDRVIAQFIPDWIDGRRPGGAWPLPLDTLAGTLPGLLATHAVLPADWLVAAPRSLDDAGAATLPVAGLTAWMALVEYGRIRAGDTVLVQGTGGVALFGLQIARAHGARVLVTSGSADKLAQARALGADHGIDRSAGDWAAAVVAATGGRGVDHLLEVAGGAGLGTSLRALAPGGRISVIGVLDGAEISANVKPLLTKAPVIQGIAVGHRRGLEDFVRAVNMLGLQPVIARRYRPDAIREAFAHLDRGPFGKLVIEMD; from the coding sequence ATGACCGACGGCACCATGACCCGCTGGACGATCAGCGCCCACGACATCGCGACCCTCCGGCCCGAAACCCGGCCCATCCCCAGGCCCGGCCCGGGCGAGGTCCTGGTGAAGATCGGCGCGGTGGCGCTGAATTATCGCGACAAGATGGTGGTGGAGACCGGCATGGGCCTGCCGCTCAGCCTGCCGGTCTCCCCCGCTTCCGACATGGCCGGCCGCGTGCTGGCGACCGGTGCCGGCGTCTCGCGTTTCAAAACCGACGACCGGGTGATCGCGCAGTTCATCCCCGACTGGATCGACGGCCGCAGGCCGGGCGGCGCCTGGCCGCTGCCGCTCGACACCCTGGCCGGCACCCTGCCCGGCCTGCTCGCCACCCATGCGGTGCTGCCCGCAGACTGGCTGGTGGCGGCACCCCGCAGCCTCGACGATGCCGGCGCCGCCACCCTGCCGGTGGCCGGGCTGACCGCCTGGATGGCGCTGGTGGAATACGGCCGCATCCGCGCCGGCGACACGGTGCTGGTTCAGGGCACCGGCGGGGTGGCGCTGTTCGGGTTGCAGATCGCACGGGCGCATGGCGCACGTGTGCTGGTCACCTCGGGCTCGGCCGACAAGCTGGCGCAGGCGCGCGCCCTCGGCGCCGATCACGGCATCGATCGCAGTGCGGGCGACTGGGCCGCGGCGGTGGTGGCGGCGACCGGCGGGCGCGGGGTCGATCATCTGCTGGAGGTGGCGGGCGGCGCCGGCCTCGGCACCTCGCTCCGCGCGCTCGCCCCCGGCGGCCGGATCTCGGTGATCGGCGTGCTCGACGGCGCCGAAATATCGGCCAATGTCAAACCGCTGCTGACCAAGGCGCCGGTAATCCAGGGCATCGCCGTCGGCCACCGGCGCGGGCTGGAAGATTTCGTCCGCGCGGTGAACATGCTGGGCCTTCAGCCGGTCATCGCCCGGCGCTATCGGCCCGACGCCATCCGCGAGGCCTTCGCCCATCTCGACCGCGGCCCCTTCGGCAAGCTGGTGATCGAGATGGATTGA
- a CDS encoding LysR family transcriptional regulator: MDRLSGIGVFVEAAEAGSFSAAAERLALSRSAVAKTVGRLEARLGVRLFHRTTRAQALTEEGQAFLEHCLRGLAEIRAGEAMLDHGRRAVSGRLRVSLPVLFGRRCVAPILTGLAREHPGLELDLHFTDRLVDLVEDGIDLAIRNGPLEDAAGLMARLVARQRMTIVASPDYLARRGTPADLAALADHDCLVYLRGGRVRGWLFPMPDGRDAVIRPAARLRFDDLEALADAAAAGLGLTWLPCWLVRDRIRAGTLAEVLTDQPATVFTSHAIWPRSPHPDLKLRLAVDRLAARLPGAAEL, translated from the coding sequence ATGGACCGGTTGAGCGGCATCGGCGTCTTCGTGGAGGCGGCGGAGGCGGGCAGTTTTTCGGCGGCGGCCGAACGGCTGGCCTTATCGCGCTCGGCGGTCGCCAAGACGGTGGGCCGGCTGGAGGCGCGGCTGGGCGTGCGGCTGTTCCACCGCACCACCCGCGCCCAGGCGCTGACCGAAGAGGGCCAGGCCTTTCTGGAGCACTGCCTGCGGGGGCTGGCCGAAATCCGTGCGGGAGAGGCGATGCTCGACCACGGCCGCCGCGCGGTTTCAGGGCGTCTCAGGGTGTCGCTGCCGGTGCTGTTCGGGCGGCGCTGCGTTGCGCCGATCCTGACCGGGCTTGCCCGCGAACATCCGGGGCTGGAACTGGACCTGCATTTCACCGACCGGCTGGTCGATCTGGTCGAGGACGGCATCGATCTCGCCATCCGCAACGGCCCGCTGGAGGATGCCGCGGGGCTGATGGCCCGCCTGGTCGCCCGCCAGCGGATGACGATCGTGGCCTCGCCCGACTATCTGGCCCGGCGCGGCACGCCCGCCGATCTGGCGGCGCTGGCCGATCACGACTGCCTGGTCTATCTCCGCGGCGGCCGGGTGCGCGGCTGGCTGTTCCCGATGCCGGACGGCCGCGATGCGGTGATCCGCCCGGCGGCGCGGCTGCGCTTCGACGATCTGGAGGCCCTGGCCGATGCGGCCGCGGCGGGGCTCGGCCTGACCTGGCTGCCCTGCTGGCTGGTCCGCGACCGGATCCGCGCCGGCACGCTGGCCGAAGTGCTGACCGACCAGCCGGCCACCGTCTTCACCAGCCACGCGATCTGGCCGCGCAGCCCGCACCCCGACCTGAAGCTGCGGCTGGCCGTCGACCGGCTGGCCGCGCGGCTGCCCGGCGCGGCGGAGCTTTGA
- a CDS encoding PIN domain-containing protein, which translates to MPLPGHEDLLADDLPWCETVLIPVPPPAVPDCRDPFDQPFLVLALAGHATALLTGDRDLLVLADDFPSPILTAADMKTRLTMAPEMR; encoded by the coding sequence ATGCCGTTGCCTGGGCACGAGGACCTGCTGGCTGACGATCTGCCCTGGTGCGAGACAGTGCTGATCCCCGTCCCACCGCCTGCGGTCCCGGATTGCCGCGATCCGTTCGATCAGCCCTTCCTGGTGCTGGCACTCGCCGGCCACGCCACTGCACTCCTCACCGGGGACCGTGATCTGCTGGTGCTCGCAGACGACTTTCCGAGTCCCATTCTGACGGCCGCCGACATGAAGACGCGCCTCACGATGGCCCCGGAAATGCGCTAA
- a CDS encoding AbrB/MazE/SpoVT family DNA-binding domain-containing protein has translation MLAKLTSENQLTLPKAVVAAVEGAEYFDVVEENGRIILTPVRINRADAVRAKLEELNLSEADIADAVAWARGPAG, from the coding sequence ATGCTTGCAAAGCTGACATCTGAAAACCAACTCACTCTGCCAAAGGCGGTGGTCGCTGCGGTAGAGGGCGCGGAGTATTTCGATGTGGTCGAAGAGAACGGCCGCATCATACTCACCCCGGTTCGCATCAACCGCGCTGATGCTGTCCGGGCCAAGCTGGAAGAATTGAACCTGTCGGAAGCAGATATTGCCGATGCCGTTGCCTGGGCACGAGGACCTGCTGGCTGA
- a CDS encoding TetR family transcriptional regulator produces MPPAPTPRISLRKRPQQSRSEGLVAAILEAAVQVLTTEGAQRFTTARVAERAGVAVGSLYQYFPNKAAILFRLQSDEWQRTGRQMHAILSDTSRTPADRLRDLAATFLRSECEEAAIRRALDDAAPLYRDAPEARAARAWIHDTLAAFMHEALPDADDARRALTGEVIMRTLKSVGKDYSETPQSPAAVEAFGQALGEMLVGYLDRCRG; encoded by the coding sequence ATGCCCCCTGCCCCGACCCCGCGGATTTCCTTGCGAAAACGCCCGCAACAATCCCGGTCCGAGGGGCTGGTGGCGGCGATCCTGGAAGCGGCGGTTCAGGTTCTGACGACCGAGGGCGCGCAGCGTTTCACCACCGCGCGGGTGGCGGAACGGGCGGGCGTGGCCGTGGGCTCGCTCTACCAGTATTTCCCCAACAAGGCGGCGATCCTGTTCCGCCTGCAAAGCGATGAATGGCAGCGGACCGGCCGCCAGATGCATGCGATCCTGTCGGACACCAGCCGCACGCCGGCCGACCGGCTGCGCGATCTGGCAGCCACTTTCCTCCGCTCGGAATGCGAAGAGGCCGCCATCCGCCGCGCACTCGACGACGCCGCCCCGCTCTACCGCGATGCCCCCGAGGCCCGCGCCGCCCGCGCCTGGATCCACGACACCCTCGCCGCCTTCATGCACGAAGCCCTCCCCGACGCCGACGACGCCCGCCGCGCGCTCACCGGCGAGGTGATCATGCGCACGCTGAAATCGGTCGGAAAGGACTACTCGGAAACCCCCCAATCACCGGCCGCGGTCGAGGCCTTCGGTCAGGCGCTGGGGGAGATGCTGGTGGGGTATCTGGACCGGTGCCGGGGGTGA
- a CDS encoding O-methyltransferase — protein sequence MSTLITTPVAPLLDRLFAEAAAAEIPPALARLSAEERDRLMRSRSLYRDLYHGLAEVALPVSPTTGRLLYMLACSLKAQTIVEFGTSFGISTLHLAAALRDTAGADGAGRIITTEFEPAKAARARDNLRAAGLADLVELREGDALETLARDLPPAIDLVLLDGAKVLYAEILALIEPHLRPGALVVADNAEHAPDYLARVRDPANGWLSVPFGGDVELSMRLG from the coding sequence ATGTCGACCCTGATCACCACGCCCGTGGCGCCACTGCTCGACCGCCTGTTCGCCGAGGCCGCCGCGGCAGAAATCCCGCCGGCCCTGGCCCGGCTCTCTGCCGAAGAGCGCGATCGGCTGATGCGCAGCCGAAGCCTCTATCGCGATCTCTATCATGGTCTGGCCGAGGTCGCGCTGCCGGTCTCGCCCACAACCGGGCGTCTGCTTTACATGCTGGCATGCAGCCTGAAGGCGCAGACGATCGTCGAATTCGGCACCTCCTTCGGCATCTCGACCCTGCATCTGGCGGCGGCGCTGCGCGATACGGCCGGTGCGGATGGTGCGGGCCGGATCATCACCACCGAATTCGAGCCCGCCAAGGCCGCCCGTGCGCGCGACAACCTGCGGGCCGCCGGCCTGGCCGATCTGGTCGAGCTGCGCGAGGGCGATGCGCTGGAAACGCTGGCCCGCGATCTGCCGCCGGCGATCGATCTGGTGCTGCTCGACGGCGCCAAGGTGCTCTATGCCGAGATCCTGGCGCTGATCGAGCCGCATCTCCGCCCCGGCGCCCTGGTGGTGGCCGACAATGCCGAACACGCCCCCGACTATCTGGCCCGGGTCCGCGACCCGGCCAATGGCTGGCTGTCGGTGCCCTTTGGCGGCGATGTCGAACTGTCGATGCGGCTCGGCTGA